The following DNA comes from Cellulophaga sp. HaHa_2_95.
CTGAAGAACCTCTTGAAGAGAATATCGCAATCTGTAAAGAATACCTTGCTAGAATGGCAAAAATGGATATGACTTTAGAGATTGAATTAGGGATTACAGGTGGTGAAGAAGATGGTGTAGATAACTCTGATGTAGATGATTCTAAATTATACACACAACCAGAAGAAGTTGCTTATGCTTATGAGGAGCTATCTAAGGTAAGTCCAAGATTTACTATTGCAGCAGCCTTTGGTAATGTTCATGGTGTTTATAAGCCAGGAAACGTAAAATTAACTCCGAAAATTTTGAAAAACTCTCAGGAGTTTATCACTAAAAAATACAATGTAGAAGAGAATCATATTGATTTTGTTTTCCATGGTGGATCTGGATCTACTGTAGAAGAAATTAGAGAAGGTATTAGCTACGGAGTTATCAAAATGAATATTGATACTGATTTACAATATGCTTTCCTAGAAGGTATTCGTGATTACATCCAAGACAAAAAAGAGTTCTTACAAGCACAAATAGGAAATCCTAATGGAGCTGACGAGCCTAACAAGAAATTTTACGATCCAAGAGTATGGTTACGTGAAGGCGAAAAAAACATTTGTTGAGCGTTTGAAAAAAGCATTTGCTGATTTAAACAACGTAAATACACTATAATTTCACAGCCTAACTAACTCAAAAAATATCCGTTTAACTAAATATTCAATGTATGTCGTCTTGGTTTAAAAGAAAAGAAAAAGGAATACAAACCGCAACGGAGCAAAAAAAAGACACCCCAAAAGGGTTGTGGTACAAATCACCTACAGGTAAAATAGTGGAAGCTGATGAATTAGCTAAAAACTTTTATGTAAGTCCTGAAGATGATTACCATGTAAGAATAGGAAGTAAAGAATATTTTGAAATTCTATTTGATGACAATAAATTCAAAGAATTAGATATTAAGCTAACTTCTAAAGATCCTTTAAAGTTTGAAGACACTAAAAAGTATGCAGACCGTTTAAAAGCTGCTCAAGCTAAAACAGGTTTACATGATGCTGTACGAACCGCTATAGGTAAATCTTATGGAAAAGACATGGTCGTTTCTTGTATGGATTTTGCTTTTATCGGAGGTTCTATGGGTAGTGTTGTTGGAGAAAAAATTGCTCGTGGTATTGATTATGCCATCAAAAAGAAAGTACCATTTGTAATGATTTCAAAATCTGGTGGTGCACGTATGATGGAGGCAGCACTCTCTTTAATGCAATTAGCAAAAACATCTGCAAAATTAGCGCAGTTAGCAGAAGCTGGTTTACCTTACATATCATTATGTACAGACCCAACTACTGGAGGAACTACTGCTTCTTATGCCATGCTTGGTGATATTAATATTTCTGAGCCAGGTGCTTTAATTGGTTTTGCAGGTCCTAGAGTTGTTAAAGAAGCCACGGGAAAAGAATTGCCCGAAGGATTCCAAACGGCAGAATTTGTAATGGAACATGGCTTTTTAGATTTTATCGTGCATAGAAAAAACTTAAAAAAGAAGATTAATCTTTACATTGATTTAATTGAAAACAATCCGGTACGTGTAGAAGCAGCTAAATCTGCTTAAAAACAGTTTTTACATGATCTATATCTAGGAATAAAAAGAAGCTTCAAATTTTCTGTTTTCTAGAATATGATTATCACAAAATAGTTATATATTTGCACGCTGATTGAAAATCAATCATATACATAAAAATCATTAAATAATATTGGAATGTATTTAACAAAAGAAGTAAAGGCTGACATTTTTAAAAAACACGGTGGTGAAGAAAAAAACACTGGTTCTGCTGAAGGGCAAATCGCATTGTTTACACACCGTATCAATCACTTAACTGAGCATTTGAAGAGAAATCGTAAAGATTTCAACACAGAGCGTTCATTAGTAAAATTGGTAGGTAAAAGAAGAAGCTTACTTGATTACTTAATTAAGAAAGATATTGTAAGATATCGTGAAATAATTAAAGAATTAGGTATTAGAAAATAATTTTCGAAAGGGGAAAGCTTAGCTTTCCCCTTTTTTTATACACTACATTACTTTTTAGTGTATTTTTACAAAAAGTCCTTGAGTTTACTATTTAAGGCAGCAGACAAAAAGCTTGCATATAGTTTTTCATTGGTCCTATTAACTACAACAGCACAACAACTGTCCGTCTTGAATAAAGACAAAAAGATCAAAGTTTAACTAACTTGCATAGACAAGTTGCAAATCAATTTTATGATTCCAAAAGTATTTAAGGAGGTTATAGACCTTGGGGACGGTAGAGAAATTTCTATCGAAACCGGAAAATTAGCAAAACAGGCACACGGTTCTGTTGTTGTTCAATCAGGAAACTGTATGTTATTATGTACAGTAGTTTCCAATTACAAACAAAGTGATGTGGACTTTCTTCCACTAACTGTAGATTACAGAGAAAAATTTGCTGCTGCAGGTCGTTACCCAGGTGGGTTTTTCAAAAGAGAAGCAAGACCTAGTGATGGCGAGGTATTAACCATGCGTTTAGTAGACCGTGTTTTACGCCCATTATTCCCAAAAGATTATCATGCAGAAACACAAGTTATGATTCAGTTAATGTCTCATGATGAAAATGTTATGCCTGAAGCTATGGCTGGTTTAGCTGCTTCTGCTGCTATCCAATTATCAGATTTCCCATTTGAATGCGCTATCTCTGAAGCAAGAGTTGGTCGTATTAATGGCGAATTCGTAATCAATCCTACAAGAGCACAATTAGAAGAATCTGACTTAGAGATGATGATTGGTGCTTCTGCCGATTCAGTCATGATGGTTGAAGGTGAGATGGATGAAATTTCTGAAGAAGAAATGGCTGATGCCATCAAATTTGCTCACGAAGCAATTAAAGTTCAAATTGCTGCGCAGTTACGTTTAGCTGAAGCTTTTGGCAAAAAAGAAACTCGTGAATATGCAACTGCTGAAGTAAATGAGGATTTACAAAAAAGAATACACGATTTAGCATACGATAAATGTTACGCTATTGCTAAGAAGGGAACTTCTAAGGCTGAACGTAGTGCTGCATTCGCTGAAGTAAAAGAAGAAGTAAAAGCTTCTTTTACCGAAGAAGAAATGGAAGAATTTGGTCACCTTGTTAGCGGGTACTACAGCAAAGCAGAAAAAGAAGCCGTTCGTGAATTAACATTAAGCGAAGGCTTACGTTTAGATGGTCGTAAGACTGATGAAATTAGACCAATCTGGTGTGAGGTAGATTACTTACCATCTACACACGGTTCTTCTATTTTTACGCGTGGAGAAACACAAGCATTAGCTACTGTAACTTTAGGTACTTCTAGAGATGCTAACAAAATAGATATGCCATCTTACGAAGGCGAAGAAAATTTCTATTTACATTATAACTTCCCTCCTTTTTGTACAGGTGAAGCTAGACCACTAAGAGGAACTTCTAGAAGAGAAGTTGGTCATGGTAACTTAGCGCAACGTGGTTTAAAAGGAATGATTCCTGCAGATTGTCCTTATACAGTACGTGTAGTTTCGGAAGTATTAGAATCTAACGGTTCTTCTTCTATGGCAACAGTTTGTGCAGGTACTATGGCTTTAATGGATGCTGGTGTTAAAATGAAGCGTCCTGTTTCTGGTATTGCTATGGGATTAATTTCTGATGGTGACCGTTATGCTGTATTGTCTGATATATTAGGTGATGAAGATCACTTAGGAGATATGGACTTTAAAGTAACTGGAACTTCTGAAGGAATTACCGCTTGCCAAATGGATATTAAAATTAAAGGATTATCATACGAAATTTTAGTGAATGCACTAAAACAAGCACGTGAAGGTCGTTTACATATTTTAGGTAAAATTACGGATACTATTTCTGCTCCAGCTGAAGATGTTAAATCTCACGCTCCAAAAATGGTTACTAGACGTATTCCTAACGAATTCATTGGTGCTTTAATTGGTCCTGGTGGAAAAGTTATTCAGGAAATGCAAAAGGAAACTGGAACAACTATCGTTATCAACGAAGATCCTGTTACTGAAGAAGGTATTGTTGAGATTCTAGGTGTAGGTCAAGAGGGTATTGATGCTGTTTTAGCTAAAATAGATGCTATCTTATTTAAGCCTGAACTTGGTAAATCTTACGAAGTAAAAGTAATTAAAATGTTAGATTTTGGTGCTGTCGTAGAATATGCCGCTGCTCCAGGAAACGAAGTTTTATTACACGTATCTGAACTAGCTTGGGAACGTACAGAAAATGTTTCTGACGTTGTTAATATGGGCGATGTTTTTGAAGTG
Coding sequences within:
- the accD gene encoding acetyl-CoA carboxylase, carboxyltransferase subunit beta, which codes for MSSWFKRKEKGIQTATEQKKDTPKGLWYKSPTGKIVEADELAKNFYVSPEDDYHVRIGSKEYFEILFDDNKFKELDIKLTSKDPLKFEDTKKYADRLKAAQAKTGLHDAVRTAIGKSYGKDMVVSCMDFAFIGGSMGSVVGEKIARGIDYAIKKKVPFVMISKSGGARMMEAALSLMQLAKTSAKLAQLAEAGLPYISLCTDPTTGGTTASYAMLGDINISEPGALIGFAGPRVVKEATGKELPEGFQTAEFVMEHGFLDFIVHRKNLKKKINLYIDLIENNPVRVEAAKSA
- the rpsO gene encoding 30S ribosomal protein S15, with translation MYLTKEVKADIFKKHGGEEKNTGSAEGQIALFTHRINHLTEHLKRNRKDFNTERSLVKLVGKRRSLLDYLIKKDIVRYREIIKELGIRK
- a CDS encoding polyribonucleotide nucleotidyltransferase encodes the protein MIPKVFKEVIDLGDGREISIETGKLAKQAHGSVVVQSGNCMLLCTVVSNYKQSDVDFLPLTVDYREKFAAAGRYPGGFFKREARPSDGEVLTMRLVDRVLRPLFPKDYHAETQVMIQLMSHDENVMPEAMAGLAASAAIQLSDFPFECAISEARVGRINGEFVINPTRAQLEESDLEMMIGASADSVMMVEGEMDEISEEEMADAIKFAHEAIKVQIAAQLRLAEAFGKKETREYATAEVNEDLQKRIHDLAYDKCYAIAKKGTSKAERSAAFAEVKEEVKASFTEEEMEEFGHLVSGYYSKAEKEAVRELTLSEGLRLDGRKTDEIRPIWCEVDYLPSTHGSSIFTRGETQALATVTLGTSRDANKIDMPSYEGEENFYLHYNFPPFCTGEARPLRGTSRREVGHGNLAQRGLKGMIPADCPYTVRVVSEVLESNGSSSMATVCAGTMALMDAGVKMKRPVSGIAMGLISDGDRYAVLSDILGDEDHLGDMDFKVTGTSEGITACQMDIKIKGLSYEILVNALKQAREGRLHILGKITDTISAPAEDVKSHAPKMVTRRIPNEFIGALIGPGGKVIQEMQKETGTTIVINEDPVTEEGIVEILGVGQEGIDAVLAKIDAILFKPELGKSYEVKVIKMLDFGAVVEYAAAPGNEVLLHVSELAWERTENVSDVVNMGDVFEVKYFGVDPKTRKEKVSRKALLPKPEGYVARPPRDDKRSGGRDNRGRDNRGRDDRKPREDKKED